A genomic region of Mycobacterium sp. Aquia_213 contains the following coding sequences:
- a CDS encoding ANTAR domain-containing protein, translating to MANWVPAQTSCGPNSSRILDTARGIIIGLRRCRSETAFDELHTAALRHKVPVFAMAWALVHLAGGGEKTSSFTEAQSAARHEWGQLFSGAAALSC from the coding sequence ATGGCGAACTGGGTTCCCGCACAGACTTCGTGTGGCCCGAACTCCAGCCGCATTCTCGATACTGCGCGGGGGATCATCATCGGACTTCGCCGGTGCCGTTCGGAGACAGCCTTCGACGAACTGCACACGGCGGCTTTGCGTCACAAGGTTCCGGTATTCGCGATGGCGTGGGCGCTGGTGCACCTCGCGGGCGGCGGCGAAAAGACATCCAGCTTCACCGAGGCGCAGTCGGCTGCGCGCCACGAGTGGGGTCAACTGTTCAGCGGAGCGGCAGCACTGAGCTGCTGA
- a CDS encoding CaiB/BaiF CoA transferase family protein: MSGVHGGVLQGVRVVELASWTYVPSAGAALADWGADVIKVEGVAFGDPGRALVVGGFTREAARPDADFILELGNRGKRSIAIDIKSETGRELFGRLLATADVFLTNWLPGALERARLTVDDIRAFNPKIIIARGTGLGVRGPDRDRGGFDAATYLARGGVAYTLTPFGTDTPAVQGPGFGDLQGGATLAGGVCAALFHRERTGNPTIVDSSLLAQAMWSIAPSICAADFFDIDGIPGAPPGLAINPLVNRYKTKDGRWIQLVFLQPDKFWAGFCERIGLSELATDERFVPSSNLIANAAAATEIVANAFASHDLAHWQQVLESEPGVWGALATPRETLNDPQVEPNGYVVTNVDDYGEKYRIVSAPVQFNETPPLPARAPEHGQHTEEILLELGVEWDDIAKAKDLNSIL; encoded by the coding sequence ATGTCAGGCGTACACGGTGGCGTCCTGCAAGGGGTGCGAGTGGTCGAATTGGCCTCATGGACCTACGTCCCGTCGGCCGGCGCGGCCTTGGCGGACTGGGGCGCCGACGTCATCAAGGTGGAGGGCGTCGCGTTCGGTGACCCGGGCCGCGCCCTGGTTGTCGGCGGCTTCACCCGCGAAGCGGCCCGCCCGGATGCCGACTTCATCCTCGAGTTGGGCAACCGCGGTAAGCGCAGCATCGCGATCGACATCAAATCCGAAACGGGTCGCGAGTTGTTCGGCCGCCTGTTGGCCACCGCGGACGTGTTCCTGACCAACTGGCTGCCCGGCGCACTGGAGCGAGCCCGACTGACCGTCGATGACATTCGTGCGTTCAACCCGAAGATCATCATTGCCCGCGGCACCGGCTTGGGGGTCCGCGGCCCGGACCGCGATCGCGGCGGCTTCGATGCGGCCACCTACCTGGCCCGCGGCGGGGTTGCCTACACGCTCACGCCGTTCGGGACCGATACGCCCGCAGTCCAGGGACCCGGTTTCGGTGACCTGCAGGGCGGGGCCACGCTCGCCGGTGGTGTGTGCGCGGCGCTGTTCCACCGGGAACGTACCGGCAACCCGACGATCGTCGACTCCTCCCTGCTGGCACAGGCGATGTGGTCCATCGCGCCGTCGATCTGCGCCGCCGATTTCTTTGATATCGACGGCATTCCGGGGGCACCGCCCGGATTGGCCATCAATCCGCTGGTGAATCGCTACAAAACCAAGGACGGCAGGTGGATCCAGTTGGTCTTCCTGCAACCCGACAAATTCTGGGCCGGCTTCTGCGAGCGCATCGGCCTTTCCGAGTTAGCCACCGACGAGCGCTTCGTACCGTCGAGCAATCTGATCGCGAACGCGGCCGCGGCGACCGAGATCGTCGCGAATGCGTTTGCCAGTCATGACCTCGCACACTGGCAGCAGGTGCTCGAAAGCGAACCAGGAGTGTGGGGTGCACTAGCCACGCCGCGTGAGACCCTCAACGACCCGCAAGTAGAGCCCAACGGCTACGTCGTGACAAATGTTGACGATTATGGCGAGAAATACCGAATCGTTTCTGCGCCGGTCCAATTCAACGAAACTCCGCCACTTCCCGCGCGTGCTCCAGAACATGGGCAGCACACCGAGGAGATTTTGCTCGAGCTCGGCGTCGAATGGGACGACATCGCCAAGGCGAAGGACCTCAACTCGATCCTGTAG
- a CDS encoding mycofactocin-coupled SDR family oxidoreductase, which yields MGRVTGKVAVISGAARGQGRSHARMLAAEGADIIAVDLCADIDTNEYPLARPEDLDETARLVEKEGQRAFTAITDVRDRVALSAAIDEGVAELGHLDIVIANAGICPLTAGLPPKAFADAVDVDLVGVLNLVHASLKHLQAGASIIVIGSNAAFMSSMNTTGIDGGPGGAGYAFAKLAAAHYVNDFARALAPFSIRMNAVHPTNVNTDMLHSPPMYRAFRPDLKEPTREDAEPIFPFVQAMPIPYVEPEDISEAVLFLASDAARYITGQQLRVDGGGFLKVKPWSGA from the coding sequence ATGGGCAGGGTAACGGGCAAGGTAGCCGTGATCAGCGGCGCCGCGCGGGGTCAGGGACGGTCGCACGCGCGGATGCTGGCCGCCGAAGGTGCAGACATCATTGCGGTGGATCTATGCGCGGATATCGACACCAATGAGTATCCGCTGGCCCGGCCGGAGGATCTGGACGAGACGGCGCGGCTGGTCGAAAAGGAGGGGCAGCGCGCCTTCACCGCTATAACCGACGTTCGCGACCGGGTGGCCCTGTCCGCCGCGATCGACGAAGGCGTCGCCGAACTCGGGCACCTCGACATCGTGATCGCCAACGCGGGCATCTGCCCGCTCACCGCGGGTCTGCCGCCGAAGGCGTTCGCCGACGCCGTCGACGTGGACCTGGTCGGCGTGCTCAACCTGGTCCACGCGAGCCTCAAACACTTGCAGGCCGGCGCGTCGATCATCGTGATCGGTTCCAACGCGGCATTCATGTCGTCGATGAACACCACCGGCATCGACGGCGGTCCCGGCGGGGCCGGCTACGCCTTCGCGAAACTCGCTGCGGCTCATTATGTTAACGATTTCGCCCGAGCACTGGCGCCGTTTTCCATTCGGATGAACGCGGTACATCCGACCAACGTCAACACCGATATGTTGCACAGCCCGCCGATGTATCGGGCCTTCCGGCCTGATCTGAAGGAACCGACGCGCGAGGACGCCGAACCCATTTTCCCATTCGTCCAGGCGATGCCCATCCCCTACGTCGAACCCGAAGACATCAGCGAGGCGGTGCTATTCCTCGCCTCCGACGCCGCCCGCTATATCACCGGACAGCAGTTGCGCGTCGACGGCGGCGGCTTCCTCAAGGTCAAGCCATGGTCGGGCGCATGA
- a CDS encoding thiamine pyrophosphate-dependent dehydrogenase E1 component subunit alpha, translating to MTDTESPEVQKRLYELMVLMKAADDRLSKGIGTGEFMCVYWPSRGQEAIAAAMGVALRPDDQLVTTYRGLHDLIGKGVPLEEIYGEMMGRTVGASRGKGGTMHIAKPEVGVMLSTGIVGAGPPVAVGLAMAAKRKGLDRVTVVSFGDGATNTGSFHEAANMAALWDLPIVLVCQNNLYAEMTPTRDTMKLEQVADRAAGYGMPGVRVDGNDPLAVKAALDEALRRARDGAGPTFIECVTFRFRGHYFGDRMSYIPKEQLEAALAADPVPRFGRHLVDSGVCDERELARIDDEARSTVESALQTVISADAPTIDELDQDVYATPIKFPV from the coding sequence ATGACCGACACTGAATCCCCCGAAGTGCAAAAGCGCCTCTACGAGCTGATGGTGCTGATGAAGGCGGCCGACGACCGGCTGTCCAAAGGGATCGGCACCGGCGAGTTCATGTGTGTGTACTGGCCGTCGCGTGGTCAGGAGGCGATCGCCGCCGCGATGGGTGTCGCGCTGCGACCCGACGACCAGCTGGTGACGACTTACCGAGGGCTGCACGATCTGATCGGCAAGGGCGTCCCGCTCGAGGAAATCTACGGCGAGATGATGGGACGCACCGTCGGCGCCAGCCGCGGCAAAGGCGGCACCATGCACATCGCCAAACCCGAGGTGGGCGTGATGCTTTCAACCGGAATCGTCGGTGCCGGACCGCCGGTTGCCGTCGGGCTGGCGATGGCCGCCAAACGCAAGGGCCTCGACCGTGTCACCGTGGTCAGCTTCGGCGACGGCGCCACCAACACCGGTTCTTTCCACGAGGCAGCCAACATGGCCGCGCTCTGGGATCTGCCCATCGTGCTCGTCTGCCAGAACAACCTGTACGCCGAAATGACGCCGACCCGCGACACGATGAAGCTCGAGCAGGTCGCCGACCGGGCCGCCGGATACGGGATGCCGGGCGTTCGGGTCGACGGCAACGACCCGCTTGCGGTGAAAGCCGCGCTCGACGAGGCACTGCGGCGGGCGCGCGACGGCGCAGGGCCCACCTTCATCGAGTGCGTGACATTCCGTTTCCGGGGGCACTATTTCGGCGACCGGATGTCCTACATCCCCAAGGAACAACTCGAAGCGGCGCTGGCCGCCGACCCGGTACCGCGCTTCGGCCGCCATCTTGTCGACTCGGGCGTCTGCGACGAGCGGGAACTCGCGCGCATTGACGACGAGGCGCGGTCCACCGTGGAATCCGCGCTGCAGACGGTGATCAGCGCCGACGCCCCGACGATCGACGAACTCGACCAAGACGTGTACGCAACCCCGATCAAATTCCCGGTGTAG
- a CDS encoding alpha-ketoacid dehydrogenase subunit beta, with amino-acid sequence MDEKEMTMREALNLALDQALQADDRVFLLGEDIADPGASGPTAGLSTKYGHDRVLDTPISEAAIVGAAIGAAIDGLLPVAEIMIMDFIGIAADQLINNAAKLRFMTAGRTTAPITIRTQVYAGLATGATHSQSLEAWFMHIPGMKVIVPSTPRDGKGLLTAAIFDEDPCLFVETIRLQSKKGPVPVDPGFSIPLGQADIKRPGTDVSLISYGRSVHDALAAAATLAEQGVSAEVVDLRTLVPLDIETLVASVRRTRRAVIVHDAVQFAGPGAEIAAILGSELFGELAAPVERVAARFVPNPAAAALEAQVYPSPARIVEAAQRTCKRANAHG; translated from the coding sequence ATGGACGAAAAAGAGATGACGATGCGCGAGGCGCTGAACCTCGCGCTGGATCAGGCGCTGCAGGCCGATGACCGAGTGTTCTTGCTCGGCGAGGACATCGCCGATCCGGGTGCGTCGGGACCGACAGCGGGATTGTCGACAAAGTACGGCCACGACCGGGTGCTGGACACGCCGATCTCGGAAGCCGCGATCGTCGGTGCGGCGATCGGCGCCGCGATCGACGGACTGCTCCCGGTGGCCGAGATCATGATTATGGACTTCATCGGCATCGCCGCCGACCAGCTGATCAACAACGCCGCCAAGCTGCGATTCATGACCGCCGGCCGGACGACGGCGCCGATCACCATTCGTACCCAGGTGTACGCCGGGCTGGCCACCGGCGCCACGCATTCGCAGAGCCTGGAGGCGTGGTTCATGCATATCCCGGGGATGAAGGTGATCGTGCCGTCCACCCCGCGCGACGGCAAAGGCCTGCTCACGGCGGCGATCTTCGACGAAGACCCTTGCCTGTTCGTCGAAACCATCCGGCTGCAAAGCAAGAAGGGCCCGGTGCCCGTCGACCCCGGATTTTCAATTCCCCTCGGCCAGGCCGATATCAAGCGGCCGGGCACCGACGTGAGCCTGATCAGCTACGGACGCAGCGTGCACGATGCGCTGGCGGCGGCGGCGACTTTGGCCGAGCAGGGTGTCAGCGCCGAAGTCGTCGATCTGCGCACCCTGGTGCCGCTGGACATCGAGACCCTCGTCGCATCCGTGCGGCGCACTCGCAGGGCCGTAATCGTCCATGACGCAGTCCAATTCGCCGGCCCCGGCGCGGAGATCGCCGCGATCCTGGGATCTGAATTGTTCGGCGAACTCGCCGCACCCGTCGAGCGGGTAGCCGCCCGGTTCGTGCCCAACCCGGCCGCGGCGGCGCTCGAGGCGCAGGTCTATCCGTCACCGGCCCGCATCGTCGAAGCGGCCCAGCGCACCTGCAAGAGGGCGAATGCGCATGGCTAA
- a CDS encoding lipoyl domain-containing protein encodes MANFVIRIPRVSVAVSEAELTGLLVDAGEHVEAGTPIYVIATEKVEQEIEAGASGTVQWTGQIGTTYDIGAEIGVITS; translated from the coding sequence ATGGCTAACTTCGTTATTCGCATTCCACGGGTCTCGGTCGCGGTGTCCGAAGCCGAACTCACCGGGCTGCTCGTCGACGCCGGCGAACACGTCGAGGCCGGCACGCCGATCTACGTGATCGCCACCGAAAAAGTGGAACAGGAAATCGAAGCCGGAGCATCCGGCACCGTCCAGTGGACGGGACAGATCGGGACCACCTACGACATCGGCGCCGAAATCGGCGTCATCACTTCGTAA
- a CDS encoding enoyl-CoA hydratase-related protein produces MDLNETRERIIYQKDGPIAKITLNWPEKANAQDQKLAEEVDAALLDADRDYDIKVLVLKANGKGFCSGHAIGNNAVDYPAFVENAMVTGHPWKAQSDLFVKPTLNLWEFSKPTIAQVHGYCVGGGTHMGLTTDIVIASEDAYFSYPPLQGFGMPSGECSIEPWVFMNWRRAAYYLFTAEVIDAKKALEVGLVNEVVKREDLDARVDAIARHIAQAPLTTLMLTKANLKRAWELMGMRVHWQSSNDLVALASISKDVQQLIQTVFKDKVLPSEHARRQAAAAAQTDGAAAT; encoded by the coding sequence ATGGACCTCAACGAGACGCGCGAGCGCATCATCTACCAGAAAGATGGTCCGATCGCGAAGATCACCCTGAACTGGCCGGAGAAAGCCAACGCTCAGGACCAGAAGCTGGCCGAGGAGGTCGACGCCGCCCTGTTGGATGCCGACCGCGACTACGACATCAAGGTGCTGGTGCTGAAGGCCAACGGCAAGGGGTTCTGCTCGGGCCACGCGATCGGCAACAACGCCGTGGACTACCCGGCCTTCGTAGAGAACGCCATGGTGACAGGCCATCCGTGGAAGGCGCAGTCGGATCTGTTCGTCAAGCCGACCCTGAATCTGTGGGAGTTCTCCAAGCCCACCATCGCCCAGGTGCACGGCTACTGCGTGGGCGGCGGTACCCACATGGGCCTGACCACCGACATCGTCATCGCCTCGGAAGATGCCTACTTCTCCTATCCGCCCCTGCAGGGATTCGGCATGCCATCCGGTGAATGTTCCATCGAGCCTTGGGTGTTCATGAACTGGCGCCGCGCCGCCTACTATCTGTTCACCGCCGAGGTGATCGACGCCAAGAAGGCGCTCGAGGTTGGCCTAGTCAACGAGGTGGTCAAGCGGGAGGACCTGGACGCCCGCGTGGACGCGATCGCCCGCCACATCGCCCAGGCGCCGTTGACGACGCTGATGCTCACCAAGGCAAATCTCAAGCGGGCGTGGGAACTGATGGGAATGCGGGTGCACTGGCAGAGCTCCAACGACCTCGTCGCGCTCGCCTCGATCAGCAAGGACGTGCAGCAGTTGATTCAGACCGTGTTCAAGGACAAGGTGTTGCCGTCCGAGCACGCCCGGCGCCAGGCCGCGGCCGCCGCCCAGACCGACGGCGCCGCAGCGACGTAG
- a CDS encoding acyl-CoA synthetase — protein MNIADHALAVAKSPALIADGGAISFGELFERSQRVAAALHEAGLRRGDGVALVLPNRPEFFEITWGCQLSGLYYTAVNTHFTADEIAYVIGDSDAKAVFVDASLPEIAAHVRDVNTAVDVHISVGGGLPGWCGYQATLMAAGEAPPVSDGSEMLYSSGTTGRPKAVRRPLPADGNGSWAQSVLEMALTHRYGMSPSSVYLSPAPLYHAAGVNYTMAVNRVGAASIIMRKFDAETVLRLIDTHRVTHAQFVPTMFVRMLKLPEAVRRSYDVSSLRCVIHAAAPCPVDVKQQMMDWFGPIIHEYYGGTEGFAGTTIGPEEWLAHPGSVGIPMAPVHVVGDDGQELPLGQAGELYFEGGPDFEYFKDPAKTASVYNDRGWRSLGDMGYVDEDGYMYLTDRSTFMIVSGGVNIYPQEAENLLVMHPKLVDAAVFGVPNDEFGEEVKAVVQPAAGVAAGPDFEAELIAYCRAHLAGYKCPRTVEFEPELPRDPNGKLYKRRIRERYWQGRASRIV, from the coding sequence GTGAACATCGCCGATCACGCGCTCGCGGTCGCGAAGTCGCCGGCTCTGATTGCCGACGGCGGCGCGATCTCGTTCGGCGAGTTGTTTGAAAGGAGCCAGCGGGTCGCCGCGGCGCTGCACGAAGCGGGGTTGCGCCGCGGCGACGGTGTGGCCCTGGTGCTGCCGAACCGCCCGGAATTCTTCGAAATCACCTGGGGCTGCCAGCTTTCCGGGCTCTACTACACCGCTGTCAACACGCATTTCACTGCCGACGAGATTGCCTATGTGATCGGCGACTCCGATGCGAAGGCGGTGTTCGTCGACGCGTCGCTGCCCGAAATCGCCGCTCACGTGCGCGATGTGAACACGGCGGTCGACGTCCACATCAGCGTGGGCGGCGGGCTGCCCGGCTGGTGCGGCTACCAGGCCACTCTCATGGCGGCCGGTGAGGCGCCACCGGTCTCGGACGGGTCGGAGATGCTCTACTCGTCGGGGACCACGGGACGCCCCAAGGCGGTACGCCGGCCGCTGCCGGCCGACGGCAACGGCTCCTGGGCCCAGTCGGTCCTGGAGATGGCGCTGACTCACCGCTACGGCATGAGCCCGTCGAGTGTGTACCTGTCCCCCGCACCGCTGTATCACGCGGCCGGGGTGAACTACACCATGGCGGTCAACCGGGTCGGCGCCGCGTCGATCATCATGCGCAAGTTCGACGCCGAGACGGTGCTGAGGCTGATCGACACCCACCGCGTGACGCACGCCCAGTTCGTTCCGACGATGTTCGTGCGAATGCTCAAGCTGCCCGAGGCGGTGCGGCGCAGCTACGACGTCTCCAGTCTGCGCTGCGTGATCCACGCGGCCGCCCCCTGCCCGGTGGACGTCAAGCAGCAGATGATGGACTGGTTCGGTCCAATCATCCACGAATACTACGGTGGCACAGAAGGATTCGCGGGGACGACGATCGGCCCCGAGGAGTGGCTCGCCCACCCCGGCTCGGTGGGCATACCGATGGCGCCGGTGCATGTGGTCGGCGACGACGGCCAAGAGCTTCCCCTCGGCCAGGCTGGAGAGCTTTACTTCGAGGGTGGACCCGATTTCGAGTACTTCAAGGATCCCGCCAAGACCGCGTCGGTGTACAACGACCGCGGTTGGCGCTCCTTGGGAGACATGGGATACGTCGATGAGGACGGGTATATGTACCTGACCGATCGGTCGACGTTCATGATCGTCTCCGGCGGGGTTAACATCTACCCGCAGGAGGCGGAGAACCTCCTGGTCATGCATCCCAAGCTGGTCGATGCCGCGGTCTTCGGCGTACCCAACGACGAGTTCGGCGAAGAGGTCAAGGCCGTCGTGCAGCCCGCCGCGGGCGTTGCGGCCGGGCCCGACTTCGAGGCCGAGCTGATCGCGTATTGCCGGGCCCACCTGGCCGGCTACAAGTGCCCGCGCACAGTCGAATTCGAACCGGAATTGCCTCGCGATCCGAACGGCAAGCTCTACAAGAGGCGCATTCGCGAGCGTTACTGGCAGGGGCGGGCATCACGGATCGTGTGA
- a CDS encoding aromatic ring-hydroxylating oxygenase subunit alpha, with protein MAVETGSRRAQVDWTALPVPWAVQAADRIPKQRYYDPDFYALEAEMLWPRVWQMACRLEEIPKPGDYVEYEILDESIIVVRVDGDTVRAYHNACRHRGVKLVEGNGNRRTFVCPFHGWCWGIDGRNTFVLRPEAFAPDNMRPDDLELVSVRCELWGGCAWINLDAAAPPLRDCMEPFASIYDAWHVETLRTEWWQSCRLPVNWKLATAAFMEGYHVPQTHPQLLPSSMPTTSAKPGLAQTNLYFMRTLGEGMAGMTHENDVRIAEGLQNIELPADSAEAMATWRRTLNDAIVSWHRARGCDIPDLNDLARRGITEAINFAFPHYFVLPQYSSASSYRIRPLGPEETLFEIWSLTRIPPDQVTGKPTPPEPMAPDDPRWPPIPAQDFSNLPRQQKGLHSKGFEFMRLSDQIEGLISNFERVIDGFLAGLPYDTLVPAIQKTNTTIDVPIADLGFGS; from the coding sequence ATGGCTGTAGAGACAGGTTCGAGACGAGCCCAGGTGGACTGGACCGCGTTGCCGGTGCCGTGGGCCGTGCAGGCCGCCGACCGAATTCCCAAACAGCGCTACTACGACCCCGATTTCTACGCGCTCGAGGCCGAGATGTTGTGGCCGCGGGTGTGGCAGATGGCCTGCCGGCTCGAGGAGATACCCAAGCCCGGCGACTACGTGGAGTACGAGATCCTCGACGAGTCGATCATCGTGGTCCGGGTCGACGGCGACACTGTGCGGGCCTACCACAATGCGTGCCGGCACCGCGGGGTAAAGCTGGTGGAGGGCAACGGAAATCGGCGCACCTTCGTCTGCCCGTTCCACGGCTGGTGCTGGGGCATCGACGGGCGCAATACGTTTGTGCTGCGGCCCGAGGCCTTCGCCCCGGACAATATGCGCCCGGATGACCTCGAACTCGTCTCGGTCCGCTGTGAGCTCTGGGGTGGCTGCGCATGGATCAACCTCGACGCCGCGGCGCCCCCGCTGCGCGATTGCATGGAACCGTTCGCGTCGATCTATGACGCCTGGCACGTGGAAACGCTGCGCACCGAATGGTGGCAGTCGTGCCGGCTTCCGGTGAACTGGAAGCTGGCGACGGCGGCGTTCATGGAGGGCTACCACGTTCCGCAGACGCACCCCCAGCTGCTGCCGTCGAGCATGCCCACCACATCCGCGAAACCTGGCCTGGCGCAGACCAACCTGTATTTCATGCGCACGCTCGGCGAAGGCATGGCGGGTATGACGCATGAGAACGACGTCCGTATCGCCGAGGGCTTGCAGAACATCGAGCTGCCCGCCGATTCGGCCGAGGCCATGGCTACCTGGCGCAGGACGCTCAACGACGCGATCGTCAGCTGGCATCGTGCCCGGGGCTGCGACATTCCCGATTTGAATGACCTTGCGCGGCGCGGGATCACCGAGGCGATCAATTTCGCCTTCCCGCATTACTTCGTGCTGCCGCAGTACAGCAGCGCCTCGTCCTATCGGATCCGGCCACTGGGTCCGGAGGAGACACTGTTCGAGATCTGGTCGCTCACTCGCATCCCACCGGATCAGGTGACCGGCAAGCCCACACCGCCCGAACCCATGGCGCCCGACGACCCGCGCTGGCCGCCCATTCCCGCCCAGGACTTCTCCAATCTGCCGCGACAGCAAAAAGGACTGCACTCCAAGGGGTTTGAATTCATGCGATTGTCCGACCAGATCGAAGGACTGATCTCGAACTTCGAGCGGGTCATCGACGGGTTCCTCGCCGGCCTGCCGTATGACACGCTGGTTCCCGCGATTCAGAAGACCAATACCACCATCGACGTGCCCATCGCGGATCTCGGGTTCGGCTCATGA
- a CDS encoding FAD-binding protein — protein MTTAWDRSVDLLIAGSGGGGMVAGLAALDSGLEPLIVEKQALVGGSTGLSGGIVWLPNNPLMRADGIADSHEDGLAYLADVVGDIGAASSPVRREMFLTGGYEMINFLIRKGVRLIRCAGWSDYYPNHKGGNESGRAIEGIPFDAAELGSWHDKVQPPLAKNYGYVVLTNELRSVQYFNRAPRAFAVATKVFLRTAAARARRTQILTNGASLIAQMLKALIELGGNQTPLWTNAAMEDLIVEDGRVVGARVNRDGVTLNIEARKGVLLAAGGFGHNKEMRRRYSGDQPNEGQWSIANAGDTGEVLETAIRLGAQTDLLDEAWWLPSVFIANGGAVAASLGSGRQRPGAIYVDSTGRRFCNESNSYVEVGKAMYANKAVPCWMIFDDGYVRRYVTSANPLKRNQHLPPELIEKGAVKRGVTIADLARQIDLPADELSRTIQRFNRFSAKGLDPDFGRGQSAYNDCLGDPGYRPNAAIGPLESAPYYATRVLPSDVGTCGGVITNEHAQVLDQQDQVIDGLYATGNTTATVMGRTYPGAGASIASSMVFGYVAARHAAGRKIAGEKSR, from the coding sequence ATGACCACTGCATGGGACCGCTCGGTAGATCTGCTGATCGCGGGCAGCGGCGGCGGCGGAATGGTCGCGGGGCTGGCGGCACTGGACAGTGGACTCGAGCCCCTGATCGTCGAGAAGCAGGCCCTGGTCGGCGGATCGACCGGGCTTTCCGGCGGTATCGTCTGGCTGCCGAACAATCCGCTGATGCGCGCCGACGGCATCGCCGACTCGCACGAAGACGGGCTGGCCTATCTGGCCGACGTGGTCGGTGATATCGGTGCGGCGTCCTCGCCGGTGCGGCGGGAGATGTTCCTCACCGGGGGCTACGAGATGATCAACTTCCTGATCCGCAAGGGTGTTCGGCTGATCCGCTGCGCCGGTTGGAGCGACTACTACCCGAATCACAAGGGCGGCAACGAGTCCGGCCGGGCCATCGAGGGAATTCCGTTCGACGCCGCCGAACTCGGCAGCTGGCACGACAAGGTGCAGCCGCCGCTGGCCAAGAACTACGGGTACGTGGTGCTGACCAACGAGCTACGCTCGGTTCAGTACTTCAACCGAGCCCCGCGCGCATTCGCGGTTGCCACCAAGGTGTTCCTGCGCACCGCCGCGGCGCGAGCACGCCGCACCCAGATCCTTACCAACGGCGCCTCACTGATCGCGCAGATGCTCAAGGCGCTGATCGAACTCGGCGGAAATCAAACACCCCTGTGGACGAACGCCGCGATGGAGGACCTGATCGTCGAGGACGGCCGCGTCGTCGGCGCGCGCGTCAACCGGGACGGCGTCACGCTGAACATCGAGGCGCGCAAGGGAGTGCTGCTGGCCGCCGGCGGTTTCGGGCACAACAAGGAGATGCGCCGCCGCTACAGCGGCGACCAGCCCAACGAAGGACAGTGGTCGATCGCCAACGCCGGCGACACCGGCGAGGTGCTCGAAACCGCGATACGGCTCGGCGCGCAGACTGATCTTCTCGACGAAGCGTGGTGGCTGCCTTCGGTTTTCATCGCCAACGGAGGCGCGGTCGCCGCGTCCCTGGGCTCGGGGCGACAGCGGCCCGGCGCCATCTATGTCGACTCGACCGGCCGGCGGTTCTGCAACGAGTCGAACTCCTACGTCGAGGTCGGCAAGGCGATGTACGCCAACAAGGCGGTGCCCTGCTGGATGATTTTCGACGACGGGTACGTGCGCCGATACGTCACCAGTGCCAATCCGCTGAAACGCAATCAGCACCTGCCGCCCGAGCTGATCGAAAAGGGTGCGGTCAAACGCGGCGTCACGATCGCCGACCTGGCCCGCCAGATCGACCTGCCCGCCGACGAGCTGTCGCGCACGATCCAACGATTCAACCGGTTCTCCGCCAAGGGCCTGGATCCCGACTTCGGGCGCGGCCAGTCGGCCTACAACGACTGCCTCGGCGATCCGGGGTATCGGCCCAACGCCGCGATCGGCCCGCTGGAAAGCGCGCCGTACTACGCGACCAGGGTGCTCCCGTCCGACGTCGGAACATGCGGGGGTGTGATCACCAACGAACACGCCCAAGTGCTCGATCAGCAGGACCAGGTGATCGACGGTCTTTACGCGACGGGCAACACGACCGCAACCGTGATGGGCCGTACATACCCGGGTGCCGGCGCGAGCATCGCCAGCTCCATGGTTTTCGGGTACGTCGCCGCGCGGCATGCGGCCGGGCGCAAAATCGCCGGCGAGAAGAGCCGCTAG